A genomic segment from Bradyrhizobium diazoefficiens USDA 110 encodes:
- a CDS encoding DUF4337 domain-containing protein: protein MSAHESMEHAEHAEHASGSNKKIALLIAVLALFLAISETLGKGAQTESISKNVEAANLWAFFQAKSIRRTVVLTAAEQGKLTVVGATDDAMKAAVQKQVDDWTKTAQRYRSEPETGEGTEQLAEKAKHAEHERDEATAKYHHFELASAAFQIGIVLASATIITGIFALAYVGGLLTLAGLLMTALGLWWPHLLHLH from the coding sequence ATGAGCGCACATGAAAGCATGGAGCATGCCGAGCACGCCGAACACGCGTCCGGCTCGAACAAGAAGATCGCCCTTCTGATCGCCGTGCTGGCCCTGTTCCTGGCGATCTCGGAGACGCTCGGCAAGGGCGCCCAGACCGAATCGATCAGCAAGAACGTCGAGGCCGCCAATCTCTGGGCGTTCTTCCAGGCCAAGAGCATCCGCCGCACCGTGGTGCTGACCGCGGCCGAGCAGGGCAAGCTCACGGTCGTCGGCGCGACCGACGACGCCATGAAGGCGGCGGTGCAGAAGCAGGTCGACGACTGGACCAAGACCGCGCAGCGTTATCGCTCCGAGCCCGAGACCGGCGAAGGCACCGAGCAGCTCGCCGAGAAGGCCAAGCATGCCGAGCACGAGCGCGACGAGGCGACCGCGAAATACCATCACTTCGAGCTGGCATCCGCCGCCTTCCAGATCGGCATCGTGCTGGCCTCCGCCACCATCATCACCGGCATCTTCGCCCTCGCCTATGTCGGCGGCCTCCTGACGCTCGCCGGCCTGCTCATGACCGCGCTCGGCCTGTGGTGGCCGCATCTGCTGCATTTGCATTGA